The Actinomycetota bacterium genomic sequence TCGATTTAAATAAATTATATTAAAAGATGCCGGTAGTCAATAAAATCAGACTCACTTATTCACATAATTTTCCAGAGCATTTTTTGCAGCAGCTTGTTCAGACATTTTTTTGCTTTTTCCTGAGCCTATTCCTATTATCTCGTTTTCTATCATTGCAGCTGAATAGAAAAGTTTATCGTGGTCAGGGCCTTCCTCACTGGCTAATTTGTATTTTAAAAGAGGCATACCCTTTGACTGGAGTATTTCCTGAAGATAAGTTTTATAATCATGAATATCATGGCTTTTTATGCTTTCATCAATAAAAGGCCTGAATAATTCAAAAAACCATTTTTTTGTGAATTCAATTCCTTTATCAAGAAAGACTGCGCTCATAAATGCTTCAAAACTATCTGCTAAAATTGATTCCTTTTTTCTTCCATCGCATTGCTCTTCATTTTCACTTAAAAGTATATACTCGCTTAAATTGATTTCAAGTGCATAATAAGCCAGTGTAGATTTTTTTATAAGATGGGACCTTATTTTAGCAAGTCTTCCTTCAGTAAAATGTCCATATTTCTCTACCAGATATGTAGTTATTATGAACGATAATACTGAATCGCCAAGAAACTCAAATTGTTCATTTCCTCTTGAATCCTTATTGATCTGATGAGCAAAAGACCTGTGAGTCAGGCTTGTATAATATAATTTTAAATTACCTGGTATTATTTTTAATTTGAAAAGCCAGAGTAATATTTTTTTTGTATACAGTCCCTCTTCATACATCTTAAAGATTTTATTTTGAATTTTTTTCCATATAATCTAATGCATCCTGGACTGTAACAATTTTTTCAGCCTCTGAATCGCTTATTTCAATTTGAAACTTATCTTCAAGTGACATAATAAGTTCTACCAAATCAAGTGAATCCGCACCGAGGTCATCAACAAATTTGCTTTCAGGTTTAACATCTTCAGGATTTACGCCCAAAACATCCACCAGGATCTCTTTTATATTTTCGAAATTTTCCATTTTTCCTCCATAATAAATACCGATTTTTAATTATTTATCGATTCGGTAATTTTTGCGACTATAGAATAATTCTGGCTCCAAACAGCAGATTTTACTGCATTTTTTATTGCCTTGGCCTTTGAGCTTCCGTGAGCAATAGCTACTATACCATTTACTCCTATCAGAAATGAACCGCCATATTCTTCATAGTCAAATTTTCTTTTCATTCTCATAAATGAATTCTTAAGAAATATTGCACTTATTTTAGACGCAAAATTTGCTTTTAAGATTCCTTTTATTTCCCCGAAAAACAAATTAGCTATGCCTTCAATGGATTTTAGCAATATATTGCCCGTAAACCCGTCACAGACCACTACATCACAGACCCCGTCAAAAATATCTCTTCCTTCAACATTGCCTATAAAGTTTATATCTTTTATTTCTTTAATAAGCTGGTGAGACTGTATGGCAAGCTCATTTCCCTTTTCTTCTTCGCTCCCGACGTTTGCCAGTCCGATCTTTGGATTTTGCGTCTGAAGTATGGTTTCTGAAAAAATCTTTCCCATTTTTGCAAATTGAGCCAGATACTGCGGTTTGCAGTCAGCATTGGCTCCGGAATCAATTAAAACTATTTTCTTTTCAGAAAGGGGAATAATTACAGCAATCGCAGGCCTAAAAACACCCTTGATTCTTTTTATATTAACAAGAGACGCTGCCATTACGGCTCCTGTATTTCCTGCAGAAACAAATGCACTGCCCTGCTTTTCAGCGGTGATTCTGGTTCCAACAAAAATAGAGCTATCCTTTTTTTGCCTTATGACTTCACCGGGGTGATCGCTCATTAAAACTTCCTGGCTGCAGTTAACTATCTCAAAAACCGAGGGGTCTTCCTGAATCTTCATTAATGATTTTTCTATCTTGTCTTTAACTCCCGTAAGGATTATCTTACAGTCGTATAATTTTGCAGCTTCACTTGCGCCTTTAATTATTTCAGCGGGAGCAAAATCTCCTCCCATGGCATCCAGAACAACAATATTTTTTTCTTTACTTTTATTATTCATATTAAAATAAAAACAGGTATAATCATTCCAGCCCTGTCAGCTTGTCAATATTGATATTATTTTTTGCTACTTCTATCATCTTGTCAATTTTTGTAAATTCATGGAATCTTACTTTTCCAAGTATTTCATTTATCTTTTCAGTAGTCTTCAAGGTGTCAAAAGCTACAAGCATAATAGGTATATTTAATTCTTCCGCTCTGTTAAGGACAACTGAAGAAGGCGCAAAATTTCCTGTAAGTATAAGGCATTTGGTATCTGTTTCAAGAGCAGCAAGCTGTATATCAACCCTGTCTCCACCTGTAATCACTGCTTTGTCTGTCTGTCGCTTGAAAAAAGAAATTGCCTGTTCCTCGCTCATCGCCCCTATCATAAAAGATGATATAAGAGTATCAGTATTATCTTTTGCAGATAATATTTTTCCTTCAAGAAATTCAGAAAGATCTTTTATCGTTACTGAAAGCAGGGTCTTGTCGGAAAGAATTGTTCCAAAGACTTCAATAGAATTTTTTCTGAAAAAAGGAACAAGTATGTTATCAAGATAATCTGCCTGGTTCAAAGGAACCCAGTTGACTACCAGTCCCCCAAAGCTGTCTTTTAAAAAATCTTTTGCAAAAAGTACATAATCAGCTATGTCAGGGGAATAACGTAAAACAAGTATTGTTTTTGCCCTGAGTCTTGTACATATTTCCTTAACTGAAACACCCAGGAAGCTTCCATGTTCAATATTTTTTGCACCTTCCAGCAGGACAATGTCCTTATCTTTCTTTATTTTCAGATAAGATTTTTCAATTATGTTCAGAAATTCTTTTGAAAAATCAGCATTTTTAAGACCTTCCCTGTAATAATTCTGAGTAAGCACTATTGGAGAAATATCTTCAAGTTCATCACTTAATTTCAGAACCTCTTTTACATATTGGGAATCCTCATCAATAGTCTGACCCTGAAATCTTGCAGGCAATGTCCCCAAGGGTTTCATATAGCCTACTTTCAGACCTCTGTCTGAAAGAATGGTGCCCAAGGCAATGCAAAGCGAACTTTTTCCTGAGTAAGCTTCATTGGAAACAAAATACAGGGGAACCATAATTCCCTCCTTTTGATTATTTTTATTTTACTCGGATATCCTTATCCTTACATCTCCTGCTATAGAACCAAGACCCTGGGATTTAACAAATAAAGGATTTATGTCCATCTCCATTATTTCAGGAAAATCTGTAACCAGCTGGGATATTTTTAACAGAATTTCTACAATACTTTCAATATCAGAAGGTTTTTCACCTCTTGCCCCCTTAAGAAGCTTGACGGTTTTGATTTCATCTATCATCTCGAAAGCATCACTTTCTGTAATCGGAGCAATTCTAAATGATACGTCTTTTAATACTTCCACATATATTCCGCCCAGCCCGAACATAATCATCGGACCAAACTGAGGATCTTTATTGATTCCGATAATGGTTTCTTTTTTATCCATTATCATTTCCTGCACTGATATTCCTTTTATTCTTGCATCAGGTTTCTTTGCTTTTACACTTTCCATTATTTTATTAAATCCGTCTTCAAGCTCCGTATCATCTTTGATTCCTACCTTTATTCCTCCTACATCAGTTTTATGAAGGATATCAGGAGAGTCTATCTTTAGAACAACGGGATATCCTACTTTTGAAGTGAATTCTTTTGCTTCTGCAATATCTTTTGCAGTTACAGCCTGTGGTATTCTTATTTTATATGCTTCAAGTATCTTTCTTGCTTCTGTTTCACCAAGTTCAAATCTTTTTTCTTTTCGGCATTCTTCAAAAATTTTGCTTACAGCTTTATTGTCTACATCAAATTTTTTGATTCCCTCGACTTTTTTATTAACCCAGTCTGTGTAATCCATCATTATTTTTAATGTGGCAACAGCGCCTTCAGGTATATCATAGCAAGGTATCCTGTTGTGCATTAACAGGTCAACACCTGATTTGACACCTTTTCCGCCCATAAAACATGCAATAACAGGTA encodes the following:
- a CDS encoding phosphotransacetylase family protein, whose translation is MVPLYFVSNEAYSGKSSLCIALGTILSDRGLKVGYMKPLGTLPARFQGQTIDEDSQYVKEVLKLSDELEDISPIVLTQNYYREGLKNADFSKEFLNIIEKSYLKIKKDKDIVLLEGAKNIEHGSFLGVSVKEICTRLRAKTILVLRYSPDIADYVLFAKDFLKDSFGGLVVNWVPLNQADYLDNILVPFFRKNSIEVFGTILSDKTLLSVTIKDLSEFLEGKILSAKDNTDTLISSFMIGAMSEEQAISFFKRQTDKAVITGGDRVDIQLAALETDTKCLILTGNFAPSSVVLNRAEELNIPIMLVAFDTLKTTEKINEILGKVRFHEFTKIDKMIEVAKNNINIDKLTGLE
- the rnc gene encoding ribonuclease III, which codes for MYEEGLYTKKILLWLFKLKIIPGNLKLYYTSLTHRSFAHQINKDSRGNEQFEFLGDSVLSFIITTYLVEKYGHFTEGRLAKIRSHLIKKSTLAYYALEINLSEYILLSENEEQCDGRKKESILADSFEAFMSAVFLDKGIEFTKKWFFELFRPFIDESIKSHDIHDYKTYLQEILQSKGMPLLKYKLASEEGPDHDKLFYSAAMIENEIIGIGSGKSKKMSEQAAAKNALENYVNK
- the acpP gene encoding acyl carrier protein, which translates into the protein MENFENIKEILVDVLGVNPEDVKPESKFVDDLGADSLDLVELIMSLEDKFQIEISDSEAEKIVTVQDALDYMEKNSK
- the plsX gene encoding phosphate acyltransferase PlsX, translated to MNNKSKEKNIVVLDAMGGDFAPAEIIKGASEAAKLYDCKIILTGVKDKIEKSLMKIQEDPSVFEIVNCSQEVLMSDHPGEVIRQKKDSSIFVGTRITAEKQGSAFVSAGNTGAVMAASLVNIKRIKGVFRPAIAVIIPLSEKKIVLIDSGANADCKPQYLAQFAKMGKIFSETILQTQNPKIGLANVGSEEEKGNELAIQSHQLIKEIKDINFIGNVEGRDIFDGVCDVVVCDGFTGNILLKSIEGIANLFFGEIKGILKANFASKISAIFLKNSFMRMKRKFDYEEYGGSFLIGVNGIVAIAHGSSKAKAIKNAVKSAVWSQNYSIVAKITESINN